Within the Candidatus Eremiobacteraceae bacterium genome, the region TTCGCGCGCGACGAGCGCCCCGCGGCGCGCGCCGCCCTCGAGCTGCTGCGCTCCTACCTCGATCATGTGCGCCTCGACGGCGCCGCCGTCGTGGCGCGCGCGCGGGCGCGCCTTGCGCGCAGTTCGATGCTCATCGATCCTGCGACGCGCAGGCACCTGGACCTGTTGAGCGGGGCAGGCGAGAATTCGCGCGCCTCGCTGCTGAACGTGCTCGCGCGGACCAAGACGCCGATGGGCAGCCGCATGCTGGCGCAATGGCTGTGCGCTCCGCTGCTCGACGTCGCGCGGATCGCTTGGCGGCACGAGCGCGTCGAAGCGCTGGTGGACGCGCCCTCGTGGCGCGAGTCGCTGCAAGAATGCCTGGCACGCATCGGCGACGTCGAGCGCATCGTGCAGAAGGTCCGCTCGCGCCGCGCCGGTCCGCGCGATCTTGGCGCGTTGCGCGCCTCGCTGCATGCCATCCGGGCGCTGCACGACGTCCTCGTCCAGGCCAAGGATGCGCAGCTGCAAGCGATGCACGCCGCGCTCGCGGGCGCCGGCGATGAGATCGCCCGCCTGCTCGATGAGGCGCTCGTCGACGATCTTCCCGCGCTGATCGCGGATGGCGGCGCGCTGCGGCCGGAGTACCGCCCCGAGCTGCACGACCTCGTCGAGCTGCGCACCCGCAGCCGCGACCATCTGCTGGCGCTCGAAGAACGCACGCGCGCGCGCACCGCGATCAAGTCGCTCAAGATCAAGTACACGCAGGCGTTCGGCTACTACTACGAGGTCACGCGCGCCAACGCCGCCGCGGTGCCCGCGGATTTCGTGCGCCGTCAGACCCTGGTCAACGCGGAGCGTTTCACCGACGCCGACCTGCGCACGCTTGAAGCGGAGATCCTCTCCGCGCGCTCGCGCCAGATCGCGCTCGAAAAGGAGCTCTTCGAAGAGCTCTTGGCCGCCGTCGACGTCGCGCGCGAAACGCTGCTCGCGACGGCCGAGACGGTGGCGCAGATCGACGTGCTGGCGTCGCTCGCGCAAGTGGCGGGCGAGCGCCGCTACGTGCGCCCGCAGATGCTCGCCGGCAGCGAGCTTGACGTCGAGTCAGCGCGCCATCCCATCGTCGAAGCATATGGCGGCGTCGACTTCGTGCCAAACGACGCGCGGCTTGACGCGCAGCGGCGCTTCTTGCTCATCACCGGGCCGAACATGGGCGGCAAGTCCACCTATCTGCGGCAGACCGCGCTGCTCGCGATCATGGCGCAGATGGGATCGTTCGTGCCCGCCGCGTCCGCGCGCATGGGCATCATCGAGCGGCTCTTCACGCGCATCGGCGCCGGCGACGACATCGCCGCCGGGCGGTCGACCTTCTACGTCGAGATGGCGGAGATGGCGCTCGTGCTGCGCGGCTGCACGCCTGCGAGCCTGCTGCTCATCGACGAAGTCGGGCGCGGCACTGGCACCACCGACGGTTTGGCGATCGCGCAGGCGGTCAGCGAGTATCTGCTCAGCCTCGACCGCGCGATGCCGATGGTGC harbors:
- the mutS gene encoding DNA mismatch repair protein MutS, whose protein sequence is MRSSKLDRSISRKAPHEDRNERDAGRAPVVPADGTITSPLIAQYLELKAQYPEALLLSRVGDFYEAYGDDAEDLAASVRIVLTSKEAGKGKRVAMAGVPHHNLDHYLARLIRQQRVVAIAEQMEPPAPNRLVRREIIRVITPGTVLEDHLLASERNNYLAAVATAAGHTAVASADVSTGAATVAVADGDDDLAAELDRATPAEIIVESDEDAARVRAFVGDGCRIAVDPSGSASDSIADGIEQKEAPTETLASFARDERPAARAALELLRSYLDHVRLDGAAVVARARARLARSSMLIDPATRRHLDLLSGAGENSRASLLNVLARTKTPMGSRMLAQWLCAPLLDVARIAWRHERVEALVDAPSWRESLQECLARIGDVERIVQKVRSRRAGPRDLGALRASLHAIRALHDVLVQAKDAQLQAMHAALAGAGDEIARLLDEALVDDLPALIADGGALRPEYRPELHDLVELRTRSRDHLLALEERTRARTAIKSLKIKYTQAFGYYYEVTRANAAAVPADFVRRQTLVNAERFTDADLRTLEAEILSARSRQIALEKELFEELLAAVDVARETLLATAETVAQIDVLASLAQVAGERRYVRPQMLAGSELDVESARHPIVEAYGGVDFVPNDARLDAQRRFLLITGPNMGGKSTYLRQTALLAIMAQMGSFVPAASARMGIIERLFTRIGAGDDIAAGRSTFYVEMAEMALVLRGCTPASLLLIDEVGRGTGTTDGLAIAQAVSEYLLSLDRAMPMVLFATHFHELVRLSGRFPAVENMHVAVAEEPGGPVFSHRLLHGSSSRSYGIAVAKMAGLPPEVVQRAREIADDIERRPGPAPAPLRRRGDPGQPDAQLALDVDPVE